A region of the Cryptococcus neoformans var. neoformans B-3501A chromosome 6, whole genome shotgun sequence genome:
GTATAGAAATACTACAGAACAAGAGAAAAAGCCGAACATGCAATGATGCAATAGGGGAGGTCTCGGTGCGATTTTTTTTAAATCGATTTTTAGAAAAATCGGCGACTTATTAGCTGTGAGCGACCCAAGTGGAGTCCCAGGTGAGTTCAATAATATAATTTCAAACCGATTTCTGGACCTCGGAGTTCGATAAATCTCCGTCTACAAGCTATGCAGCCCGTTCCGCTGCTTCCGATCTCAGCTTAGCGCTTATCACTAAATGCACTATACTCCCGACCATCGATTCTAACACAATGCTATAACGAAGCAATCATTATCCCCCTCAGCCATGCCTCGCACTAGCAACAGAGAGCTCCTATGCATCGAAGCAATCCATTTCCTCATGTAGGAAGAAAGCGCAGACATCGATGCAGCCGAAGATATTGCCCACCTCGCGTTCAATTCGACTCTCCTCTGGCAgtctcttgccttcctctcccccttTCCCCGAAATCGTAGAGGAAACAAATGGCTTGGACATATTGATGGCCGAGCTTCCCCCTCTCTCCCAATCCTaactcttctccttcacccgCCGACCTGTCCTTTACCCATCTGGTCGACGAAGATATGGGAGAGAACGTAGACGGACTGTATTCTTCTGGTAACTCTTACCTCGAGGATCTGACGTCAATGAGGTTTGTGGCAAATAAAGAGCCCATTACGAAGCAGGCGGGCCGATCTACTCCTTCATCACTGGTATCATTCAAGGCTGGAAATCTTTCGCGATGATGTTCGCGTATATCCCTGGACATTCAGCCGCATTCTCAGCCATATCGAAGGTCATACTGTCTTCCAGAGGGGAGGCAACGTTCCCCAGGCTGCCCAAATCAGCAActcatccttttcctctatCGAACGAGCCACTCGGGCAACGCATCCTCGCTCGAGCAGATCTCCAAAACCTTTGGTGTCTCCCAGGGCCACGTCCGATGCACTGCGCGTGTACTGAAGGCTGTTTTAGATACACCTGCCATAATGGGTGCCATCAACCTACCTGCTAAAGGGTCTgcggagagagaagatgctaagaggaagatggaagaaaagggtgGGCCGGAGTGGAGGGATGGATGGCTGGTCGTTGATGGCACCCTCATTCCCCTTGCTTTTCGTCCCATTATCAGAAGGGAGAGTTTTCTTGGTAGAAAAAAGAATTACTCGATCAACCTCCTAGTCAGTCTTTATCATGCCAATATATTATGCGTAGCTAACGATAACATCCTCCAGGTCTTCAACACAGCGGACAGGAGGATTGTCGATTTCAAGAGCGGTTTCGTCGGCAACAGGAATGACGCGTCCTGTTTTGCAGTAAGTAGCCGGTCATCGGTGATTACTGTTGTGGCCTTTATCCTTCTTGTAACCTTGACCTTTTAATACATAGAGTTCTCGACCTGCCCGCGAGCCTAATGAAGTCCTTTCACCTGGCGAATGGTGCTGGGCAGACCAAGGCTTTCCCCTGTGTCGCCATATAATTATTCCTTTCTCTGAGAGCGACTTGAGCAGATTCAACACCTACTTGTCGAGGTGCCGCATCTCCTCTGAGCATGCGATCGGCTTCTACAAAGGCCGTTTCCAGTTTGCGAAGGGTGTGAGGTACCAGATCCGATCTTTTCGCCAGCTGGAACTTCTACAGCTCTACGTCCAGTCATCCCTTGTCTTACATATGTTTGCATATGACGACGAGTCTCAAGACAGAACTTGGGACTTTGACCAGGACGTATTCCACCTCGAAGGCCAGCGCAtgcttgaggaggaggatagggcAAGGAAGGTCTCGCCTCAGAAgtgagagggaggaggaaacaATAAGGCTCGTGTCCGAGGTGATCTCAAGACCCCAGTCGCACACTTCCAGCAAACGTTGGCTGTGCAGAAGGAGATCGcggaaaaagatgaagaatacCGGGAGAGGCGAGACCAGGCGGAGCGGAAGCGGAAGCGCCAAAAGGAAGACATGTATGAAGAAATCGTCAAGAGGCGGCTtgagttggaagagaaaagagaagctCGTCTTCAAGAGCAGTGGGAgtctgaaaagaaaagagattGGGTTTTAATGCCGGAGGTACAGGAAGCGAATAGCTGGACCCGTTGTATATACGTCTCACTCTCTGTTCTCTTCCGCCAATCAACAGTATCGCTGTGTTCGGCCTTCAAGCAATGTTCATGTATCATTAGTAGTTTCATGAGATCTAGCCGTCCATTTGCGTCTTTATGCTTCTTCCCCGATCCTAACGTCTCAAGCGCTCCTCCATGAGCGCATATCTGCGAAACATCCTTGTGCACCTTTCCACAGCTCGGCCAGCGTCCTCAGAGATATAAATAAGGGCGGTACAATTTCCCCTCTGTTGCCAGAGGTCCGTTTGACTGGAGTCTTGAGATCACCTCCTCGGACACGAGCCTCGCTTATtgtttcctcctccctctcacTTCTGAGGCGAGACCTTCCTTGTTgccctatcctcctcctcaagcaTGCGTTGGCCTTCGAGGTGGACTACGTCCTGATCGAATACCCCTATCTGTATGATGCGGTAACGGAACTTCCCGATACGTCGGGCCGATGTCTAAAACTCACCGAATTAGCTTCGGCGCTATTCCTTCCTGATGAGTCTTGTGCCGTATTTGTAATATGAAAGTCTCCTTATAATTAACGAAGAAAGGGCGTATATTTTATACGCCATACTTACGGTTGacttcgtcatcatcttcatctttcagtTGCGTCAGTATTTATTATGGTGGAGATTGATATACATCAGGCGGTCCGATACAACGGTTtttggaaaagaaaagatggtgGCCTACACGATAATACGATACGTAAAAATTGGCCGAGCGATGACTGGAAAGCTCATTACGTTGTTGTATACATACTTGTTCAATTCAACATTCGTCAAAGCAGGGCACGTACTACAAAATCGCCGTTTCCGAAGCATCTACTATCACAGAAAAGCTTATGCGCTATGGATAAAGCTCATACAATTGTCACCTCTGCCTGATTTGGTTCCCGATCCAAATCTGTCATATTTCGTATAacccttcctcttgctACTGGGCCGCCAATCATCAGTCAGTAGGGGCAACGTCTATCCCGAAGGTCACTTTTACCACCTGAACTGCTGTTTCTGTGTGCTCTTTGAGAAGACATGAAATGTAAGTGATGGGCAGACTCTGAGACTAGGGAGCGGCCCATATACATGCGATGGGCGTCGCAGGAAGGTGATAGGGGAGATATTGAAGAGAAGTTAAAGCACGAGGAAGTGTTCGATCGCTGACACTGTTGCTCTACAGGAAAGGTGATTTTTGAAGCCTTAATAAtctcttcaacttcttcctttttccgAGCTTCCTTCGCCTCATGCGTCTGCTGCAGAACAAGCTAAGCGTTTCACATCACGATATAAACTCAACTTACACGTATGTGACGTTTGCAGTTCGACTGCACCGAAAAATCTCGCCCACATCCCGGCCAGCCACATATGAAAGCTAACAATGCAGTTAGTCACCAATGACGCCTTGAGCGAAATCAACTCACGTCTTTCTCCTGTGTGTGTGTGCATGTGCGTCTTCAGAGCCGAAGGGCGTGTGAAACGCTTTGCACATACTGGGCTGAAGAACATGTCTCAATTCGAACTTATCttcaagatgatgacggCGCTTACCATGGATGACATCGTCCCTTCAGAGGACTTGTCTCATCACTTTCAAttccattcttttcttttttcctaCTATCGGGATCGACATCTGTCCATGACTGGACCCTTGTCCTGCCATACTTCACAACAGTCGTAATGTTTCTCTCGTTGCCCCTTTGAGGCTCATATCGTAAAGGAATCAGCCCATTATCGGACCAAAGGGAAGTGTGGGGCTGCAAGGGATGTTGAAATCGGTGCGGCGCTGGCGAAGGGCTTGGTTGGGGTGTATATCGTCTGGGTGACATTGGGGTGGGATAAGTAACGTAACTGAGGCGTCGATTATGTAAGGTGATAACTGGCGATTTAGGACTGGAGCGAGTACAAACAGCTGGCGAGGCCCACCCAGAGTCAAAGGTTTGTGTGGAAATAGCGCGTGAGAATGAACTGGCTAATTGACGGCCACATGcatattcttcttcaccattGAGTGGCATTTGGAAAGTGGAAGTTGATCGTGTTTGTGCTTGGGGAAAAGCCGAGGGGGAACCTTCCACGGGATCCTTATACCAAGGTGCATCTACCGTTTGTGGGTAAAGTGACGGACCAACATCGTCCGCCTGAGATCTTGGTGAGGGGCATTGCACATTTGCAGGGTCACGGGCCAGTGTGTCTGACCATAGACTGGATTGATTATCCATTTTCTGATTGGGCGAttgaaaggaaagaaaccTAGTATTTCCTTCAATTATTCGAGGGCGGAAGGCGCCCTTCAAAGAGTACGAGCGAAGGAAACGAACGATCCCGTGAGTAATGTCAGCGTTTGTCAGTCGATCGTTAGGGGACGAGTCTTTGTTACTAGGTGGCCTAGAGGAATATCACCCACAAGTTGAATTTCAAGTCTATCACTTCCAACGTGTGACTAACTTGACAAAGGGACCGTAGAGAAACcaatgaagaaaggaggatgtcTTAGAAAGATCTATGTGGATATCAGTCAATGAATGAtaaaggagaaaggaggcTCTTCCGTATAAACATGAAGACAAACAAACAGTGACGAAGGCATACACACCCTGAAAATCCCTTGATGTTACTAACTGTGATATGCACTCGTGGAATGTGAGCCAGATGGTCAGCCAGCAGTTAGAATATTGTGAGTAGCAAGAGTCAGACAGTCGCTTCTAATCGGTTACGTTGTCAACCACTGGAAAGATGAGGCAGACAGACATCTAAACGTGAAGGCGTTGCAGAATTAGTGGGGGTTAAATACCTTTGTCTTTGCAATTTCCACACCTTCAACACGGGAGCCTCACGGCTTTCGCTTTGTTTTCTGACTGATATTAACCTTTTCTCTTGATCAAGCAGAAGCGTTGTTGTTTAACTCGGCACGCCGCCACTCCTGTGAATCGGAGCTAGAATTAGGTAGAGTCGAGCAACAGAAAGAAAACAACAACTACACTTCCCAAAGGAGGGCCACTAGCGGGCGGAGGAGGCAAGTTGTCACGTTGAATACTGATGCGATCTGTCTGTAAAAGCAACATCAATGCCATCGTGTTTTTTACAGATCTTACGATTGTGGGGGGCAGAAGTCGAGAGTATGATATTATGCAGTCCCGATGATGCCTAACTATGAGATGTTCTCCTCCTGCAGTGACGGACGATACCAGAAGCCTAATGACGAACGCATATATGTAGTGGCTCTGATGAGCATCTTGAGAAGTAGAATTATTCATTGGACGCTGCAATCAATGAGGCCGAATCACAGTTTGTGTTGATGATCGCTAATTTTAATAAGCCACGAACGAGGCAAAGTCTGcctgatgatgattgatgCCACGCCGCAGAAAGAAGACCACATAATACATAATACGAGGAGGCTTTCTTGAAACTGGTAGAGTCACATCGTCTTTCGTATTTCCATCCTCGCTACCTTCAGAATTCGGATAGCGGGAGTGAGAACAAACATTTGGTGACTATATATTCGGTGAGTTTCTTTCTTGGGAGTCCGTTGTATCATTCGTCTCTACCAAGCGGATTAATCACCAGGAGGAGCAATTAGTAAAATCTTTATCGTATAACAGCAATGCAAGTCGTGTCGTCGTCTCACAAAAGGTCTCTACATCATTCATTACATACATCATTGATGGGATACCATTACTAGCTTCCAGATTGCAGTTAGGACGTAGAATGGTCGGTGAATCACCATCAGAAAACCACCGTGGAGGAAAGAGTATCACCCCTCCTTCGAACATGCTTCAAATTTCGCTTCGGCAATCATGTACGTCAGTTTCATGAGGTCATGGTGATAATTCCATGCCGTCTGTTGGTTAAGTAATACACCGATCATCATTTTTCTTACGCTGCTACTGTTTTAAGTACTACTAGGAACCAACGCCCCTCCCCTCCTGGCTAAAACAAAGGATTATTCTTCCGGTAGTGATGGCGATGGAGGCCCTTCCGTCCTTTGACTCGGCGCTGGAGTCGTCACTAAAATGACAACATCTCTAGCTTTCACAATGATCATTTTGCTTAGTATGATGAGAGATGGATCACTTACGAACTTGCATGGATAATCGCCAATAACCCACTCCGCTAGACTCACATCTTCATTTCGCCTTGAGGCTTTCGCTTGAAGCAAATAAAGCGTGATGCTTCTCAATGCGATCATGATCTCAGTAGTGTCGCCGTTGATGATGGCGTCTCTCAATGGTACAATCGACTTAGTGATCTTGTTTCCATTTTCGCCCTACCGATTAAAACATTAAAGCAGGTCTAATTCGCTTTTGCTCTTTCATCGGTATTGAATTAGGGAACAGAAAACTAAAAATTGTCAAAAACAGCGACAATGTTGATTTTGAAGCACAGCGAGAGACAAATTGAAGCAATTGAACCAGGTTTGTACATTATAATCCCTATCACGTACAGCACCTGACTCTATCATCATTTCTCTGAAGTGTAGATTGGTCATCGTTCGTAAACACTCGTAAGACATTGCTTCAAGACACAGCAAACTTCTTGCCATTGTTTCAATTGCTACTTCAGGTTCAAACCATTTTCCGGACCGATGGCTTCAACATCAAATGCCTTTCGATAAAGTCGTTCAATCATCACCGAAGATCTGATATTACGAGTCAATGCCTTTCTTGATATCAATGATGCGTTAATGAAGACCCACCTCAGCCATCGCAGCCTTGCTACCAGGCTTGTTCGACAAAAATCCTTTGAGGCCCGATTTCAATCCCGGCTGCTTCTCAACCACTTGCTTAAGCTGTTCTTTAGGCAGCTGCAATAAAGCCCCAAAACTGGCCGGAGCGATTCTTTTGGCAAGCATGATGAAGCCGTCCCAAAGTTGGGGGATTTCCCAAATCTTTTTGGTAACGAGTTTGGGGAGGATGTGGTTCGCAACGAAGGGCGCAAGGGACTTGTAGGTAGTAACAACTTGGATAATAGTACGAACAAAAATGAGGGGGATAGTAGGAAGATCAGCAATGCGAGACATGGCATTCGCAAGAACATCAGATCGAAAAACGGTGGTCATAGAGAAACATATGCCGATAGCTATTCTTCGTCAGCTGCCGTGCTTATCACGAGACTGTAATGGTTTACCTTCAATAGTCAACTTCAACGGGGCGCCTTCTTGATGCAATGCGACCATCAGATCAGATGGAGTCATTTTTTGAAGCATTGAAGCAAAAGCAGTCTTAACCATATCTTTGGAATCTGTGTCTCCCAGGAGGGATACAATACGAGGGAGTTGTTTTTCGATTTCGGCCTACAAAATCATCAGCTGATGATCTAAACGGTAATATCTTGATCCGCTGACCTTGTCCAGATCTCCCACGATCGGTATCACGAATCTCGGATCCAAATCTCTTTCACTTAGCAATGTCTTCATCAAAGTTACCAGCGTCTTGCTTCCTTCTGCACTCAGCACTCCCACAACGCGCATTACCAATTTGTCAGCTCCGTTAGGGAACTTTCGCAGAATCTCCAGTAGCTTTTCAGTAGCACCCAGACTTTGGATCAATGGCATCAACTGTGCCTCCACAACGTCTTGCACTGCAGGCTCGAGGCGAGGATAAAGCCTGAATATGTCATCTAGCAAATCTTGCTTCCGCTTTGCAAGAGCGAAAGCTAACTCCACATGTTGTTGCACGTTGTCCGCATTAGGTTCTCCCAAGAACTTTGACTGGATCTTTTCGTCAGCCTGttcgccctcctccataTCCACGTCTTCGCTCTTGATGTCATCATTGATGAGTCGCCAAAGAACTCCGAGCGCATATTTGGTAAGGAATGGCATCATTGGAGAATCATTGCCCCATCGCCGGACGGTGGTGATGATCGCCATCACGCGAATTTTCCTGTCAGGGTGTGTACAAAGCTCTAATAATGTTTGGAGAGCTTGAGGTCTGACGGGTGGCCTGGCCTCTACAATATCTCGTAAAGCTAAAAATCCAACAAGAGCCCTTTCAGGTTCTTGACAGATCGTCTCAAGAGTcgagatgagagaaggagggataGCGGGAAGCGTCAGGATGAAGGTCGAAAGAGATTTGTCTTTTGAGTCAACCTTTGGGAGGTAAGCAGTTACGATAGCTTCGAGGTTGGACAGATATTGGCCAGGCGAAGAAACACCGATTTTTTCATTGTACCATTCTTCGTTAAGCCACACCGACGCAAATTTTGATCTACAATCCGTCAGCTTGATTTTCCTTGGGCAAACCATTCGACTTACCGATTAGCAAAATCGGCAATGACGAAATCGCAAATgaccttcctcttcacatCTGCCCCCCTTGTTGCTAACCGTGCTAGTAATAGCATCCACATTTCTTTCGGCTTTACGGCCAACTTCGTTGCATCAGAATCTTTAGGGTCCGGGAGACTCGCGAGGTCGGCACCTGTCTGCCATATTCGTTCGATTGTGTCTGAAAAAATGAACTCCTTGTCAGACGACTCAAGAGGTTCAGGGGCAGGAAGAACGAAATCCGTGAAGGATGTtggttcttcttcttccataaGCGGTTCTGGGCCGTCCATCTGCCTCAAATGTCAGGACATGATGGATGAGACTGGAGCtaggagaaaaaaagaaactgACCAATaagtcgtcgtcgtcatcctccatgTCCAGCGGGTTCaagatctcttcttcctcttcttccttgacgACATTGCTGATACCCAGTGCAGCTGCCAACAGCGGCTGGGCATCGGCTGAGTTTTCTTGCAGAGCTCGCTTTGCGTTCTGTCTCGAATCAGGCTCTGTATGGGATAACATTAAGGGATGAACTTACCTCTATGGCTCCTGTAAGGAGTTCCGAGCTCACACCCCTTAGGCTGCTGAGAACAACCTCTACCACTTCTTCGAGCCTCATCCCGCTCACATCAATCTCGGGTCCTTTGCCTATTCCACTTCCCACACCCAGCCCGTCCAACTTGGCCCGTTTGGCTGCTTGCTCGCTTGACTCGGCCTCGGATGCAGCCCCTGGATCAATTGTATGCTTAAGATTTTGACGGCGCTCTTTACGCGCCGAAGCCTCGGCTAGGAAAGCGGCCTCCATCCTAGCCTTCTGACGAACAAGGGCGTCGTTGAGTTGGGCAACATGCGCCGACAAGGGGGGGTGACGAAGCAGATGACTGATTGCAATCCTCACGGTTTTATCTACTGCTCGGATTTCCATAGCTGATCTACCAGCAGCGGCAAGAGCAGAGGGTGTCCAGCTCGCCAGAGAATGTACAACAAGGGGAGCAAGGGTAGGCCGCATTTTCGCTATAGCCGGAAGGGTATTAATAAGCGGATGGAGGATGGCTGGGTCTGACGAAGAGTACAGATGAGTTACAAGCTGGgtctgaagaagagtgcCCTCCTTTTCTATATCGGAAGCAGACAGACAGCCGTTGGGCACAATGTGCGATACATTGACATCATTGcttcctgctcctcttTGCGGTAACTGTATAATTATCAGCAATAAACTCATCAAAGGGGAAAGACGTACCCTTGGATCTGATCCGGCAGCTCTTGTAGCAGCCAATAGCACTCTTTGCACGAATTTCCACGCTACAGCCTTGATACCGACATTAAATGGTCGTGCGTTTGGGTCCAAAGCAAATGAAATGATTTTGGACTTCGCCACATTAAACAGATCCAAGACTTGTTGACTTGGTCTAGAAGTAGCAAGTAGCCGAAAAAGTATCGGATATATGGTGGATAAAATGGGAATGACAGCCTTAATTGTCGGTACCGAGTCGGAATGAAGCAGTTTGTTCAATGCCGTCAAACAGTATTGAGCGACTGTCATGTTAGGCAACCATCAGCATTCAGTTAAAACGTTACTCTTAATACGCACCATGCAACTTTACGTCCAGCATTAAGCCACTTCTTCCGACCGTTAAAGCAATCATGTCCAGTGTCCAAAACCGCAACAACGAATCTCCACCCTCTGTGATAAGCCCCAGCAAGCGCGGTATCACTTCTGGCAGCCTTTCTGGATGTTCTTCGAACCTTAGAGCCGCATTTTGAAGGCCTTCTTGCTGTTCCGGTGACTCTGAatcaagggcaagagcCGCATTAAGAGCTTGCTGCGGGTCCGTAGGCGGTTGGAGAGTGGGCTGCTCGTCAGTGAGCTGGAGGGCTTTGGTCGGGTCGTCATCTGCGTAGAGAGACATGGTTGGAATGCGGGCGACAGTTCCTTGCTCTGTAAAGGGatggcggaagaaggaatgtGGTGAAACACTGAATACAAGCTAATTTCGTATTGCCCAGTAACTATTACAGACGTCGATGCTTTGATTATTGGAAGAAGTTGTCGACATGATAGGCATGCGACTTAAAAACAGGTGCCTACCTTGTGGGGGGTTTTGTTAGGCGCGACCGACCTGGTGATGGTCGTTGATGGCCGCCGTGACGCTCGTTCGAAGTGGCCGGCTGTTGTACATGTTCGCTCAGCTCGCTATCAGCTATTGATCCGATCCCGTCTattcatctttttccaCTCGAGACCCATTCAATACATCTTTAATTCAATATGGTAAGGAGGCTCTTACTACAAGGCGTGGTGATTGTAGCTTAtcatcaatctcaaccTCGTAGGCTGCCAATTCCCAAGGGATTCAGACATTGCTCGaggcagagaaggaggctgcCAAGGTCGTCCAGAAGGCCAGACAATGTATGTCCTCCAGGTGTTTAAGCTGAATCCAAATAACCTCGAGCATCCTCGCGCGCAATATGCTGATCAACCACTCGTTGTGATACAGATCGAGTTCAAAAGCTCAAGGATGCTAGGTCCGAGGCTGCCAAGGAGATTGAAGCCTacaaggccaagaaggaagaggagttCAAGAGATTCGAATCTGAGGTTGGTTAATACTTGCTGTTTAGGCGATGATTTGCAGGCGAGGGAGACAGCGGGGGGCCATAAACAGTGCCCTGTGGCTACCGTGAATGGCTGTGTGGCAACTAATGCCCGTTCAGCCTCCTTTATCAAAGCATTAACTGACGCGCGATTTTGCCCAGCACATCTCTCGAACATCAACTTCCCAAACATCTATCGATTCTACCACGAAGACCCAACTTTCTGAACTTGACGACGCCGTCGCGAAGAACAAGGAGGAAGTCGTTAAGAAAATTGTCAGCAGGGTTCTCCAGTCGAAGCCTCATTTGCATCCcaacttgaagaagcttgaggCGTAGGATTTGTATAAAATAGCTCTTTCGAGATGTGATTGTATGCTTAAGTGTGAATCCTTGGCGGAAACGGAGATAGAAAAGACTTGCTACATGTACATATGATCTAACTATTCTATCCTTGCATCTCCAcgtcttcgtcatcctccacatcaTTCATGGCCGGCGTCACGCCCCTCTTTTCGAGCTCTTCCAGAAGTTCAGCCACATGCGCGCCGATTCCCTCATCCAAATAGTCCTCATCTGCATAAAGCTTGGCGCATTCTATCAAAGAGCGCATAGCTTCACTCAAACATTCTTCTGCTGACATTGGCTCTTCTGGCTCTTCGAGGTCCTCACCGGGAGTGGATATAGGTGCGGGGTCTGATTGGATCAAAGCCGGATTTTCAATGAGAGCCTCTGCTCTTAGGTAAAGAGCCCATCCTTCGAGGTAAGCTCCCTCGACGTTGAGAGTATCCTCTTCGCGAATGGTAGAGACGATATCAAGGGCAGGAAGATGCTCGTGatgctcgagaagaagacgggCGAGGGCAAGTCGCACGGGTAGGGGGGGCAATATAGGGTCGAAAGCCTCTCTACCCTCGAAATCATTGTACAGGCGCATGGCAATTGCCTTTGCTTCGTCAAACCTGGATTGTGACATCCTTATACTCGCCAAAGAAAGTCTGGCCTCGGGGTCGTTAGGAAGAATAGACAGTGCACGAGAAATCAAGGCGTCGCAATTCCCTTCGGCAGATTCCTCCATACTGCAGCCAGATTTAGTTCTTAAACTCTAACTCCTGGAAAAAGATCATTTGACGTACCATAAATCCGACATCCATATCTCGATCATTGCAAGCAACGCGTTCACCGccatctttctctcttccgcAACAGCatcctcaacttcctcgCCCCCCGACacttgtttttctttttccctggCATCCGCTTCCTCGGCACTGATTATTTTTTCCAGCatggcagcagcagtggTGTAGTAACCTAAAGCTTCTTGAGGATTTTCGGCCGATTGGGCCAGATAGAgataaggagaaggatgagcaGGAGCTTCAGGAGCATGAGGGGGGAGCAATTGAATAAGGCACTCTCGTCCACGTTCCGCATCGCCTCCTTCGAGTTCAGCGATACCGAGGAGCTCTTTGGCTTCTGCGTGAGTAGGTTCTACTTCCAGAGCTCGTTCGAGAAACTTGATGGCAAGCTCGAAGTTCGACTGCGCAAGAAGCGTATGAGCTTTTTCTTTATACATATATCAGCATAGCGTCATGTACCGATACGAAACTCAAGACACGTACCGATTAGGCTGGCTGCATCGTGGGGCTGGCCAGATGACTGAGGAGGGGGTGCTTGTTTTGAGCCGGTTGAAGATCGCCCTCCCTTTTTTGACCGTGCCATTTTGATCTCTAAAGAGTTATGTAGTTACCGATGATACAGAGAATATTAATACAAACAAAATGTCGAGATGTGATCAAGATTGACGAAAGCCGTTATTTTTGGGTCGTGCAGCATCCACCAAATGGCCAGTGTTCGTTGTCGCTGCATGAAAAACAATTATTcaagtcacgtgactcAACGCGACTATCTCTGGTGCCTGACGCCTATCGCTCCAATAAGTTGCACAGTAGAGTACTGGTACAGTACGAAGTGTTGAACTCATCAACAATTACCATAGACCCTCGCCTGGATCCTTGTTTTCGTTCGACGATCGCAAGGAATTATCCAAGGCTTCTCAATTAACCCTTCCCTAGGGGGCACCTTCAAAGAACGAATACTAGGTTTTTCCGGCAACTATACCCCATTAGTTTCAATCACAGCGGACGTGTCATGCCAATCAACCCCTTAGAGGCCGAGGCTTACGAGCTACCACCGCTATCTCAGGCTGCTATTTCACCTGCAGAACAATATTTTGAAGACCTTGtagcggaggaagagagcgCCAAGTTGCTGGATACT
Encoded here:
- a CDS encoding hypothetical protein (Match to ESTs gb|CF194383.1|CF194383, gb|CF189980.1|CF189980), with translation MARSKKGGRSSTGSKQAPPPQSSGQPHDAASLIEKAHTLLAQSNFELAIKFLERALEVEPTHAEAKELLGIAELEGGDAERGRECLIQLLPPHAPEAPAHPSPYLYLAQSAENPQEALGYYTTAAAMLEKIISAEEADAREKEKQVSGGEEVEDAVAEERKMAVNALLAMIEIWMSDLCMEESAEGNCDALISRALSILPNDPEARLSLASIRMSQSRFDEAKAIAMRLYNDFEGREAFDPILPPLPVRLALARLLLEHHEHLPALDIVSTIREEDTLNVEGAYLEGWALYLRAEALIENPALIQSDPAPISTPGEDLEEPEEPMSAEECLSEAMRSLIECAKLYADEDYLDEGIGAHVAELLEELEKRGVTPAMNDVEDDEDVEMQG
- a CDS encoding hypothetical protein (HMMPfam hit to V-ATPase_G, Vacuolar (H+)-ATPase G subunit, score: 127.4, E(): 3.2e-35) — translated: MVVDGRRDARSKWPAVAANSQGIQTLLEAEKEAAKVVQKARQYRVQKLKDARSEAAKEIEAYKAKKEEEFKRFESEHISRTSTSQTSIDSTTKTQLSELDDAVAKNKEEVVKKIVSRVLQSKPHLHPNLKKLEA